Proteins encoded within one genomic window of Ammonifex degensii KC4:
- a CDS encoding class I SAM-dependent methyltransferase has translation MPLFDAYATHYEDWYATPRGRLVWELEWRCLQKLLSLRPGEKVLDAGCGTGVVSRALAAAGAEVTGIDISPAMLAVAREKGAGGNIVYLEGDMSSLPFPDASFDAVVCFTALEFVAEPERALEEMWRVLKPGGRLLVGVLNHRSSWARRRKGKGVFAHAHFYSVRELEQLLRKLNPCRVKWQGVIYFPPELPSWLFSLVPLFEFLGRLFFKSSAAVLIFRADKCL, from the coding sequence ATGCCCCTTTTCGATGCTTACGCTACCCATTACGAGGACTGGTACGCTACCCCCCGGGGCCGACTGGTGTGGGAGCTCGAGTGGCGGTGTTTACAGAAGCTTCTTTCCCTTCGGCCGGGGGAGAAGGTGCTGGATGCCGGCTGTGGCACAGGGGTAGTTTCCCGTGCCCTGGCAGCCGCCGGAGCGGAAGTCACAGGGATAGACATCTCTCCGGCCATGCTAGCTGTGGCGCGGGAGAAAGGCGCGGGAGGCAATATCGTTTATCTGGAAGGAGATATGAGTTCGCTTCCTTTCCCTGACGCTTCTTTCGATGCCGTGGTCTGTTTTACCGCCCTGGAGTTCGTGGCCGAGCCGGAAAGGGCACTGGAGGAAATGTGGCGGGTTCTGAAGCCAGGAGGGAGGTTGCTTGTAGGGGTGCTTAACCACCGGAGCTCTTGGGCCCGGCGCCGAAAAGGCAAAGGGGTTTTTGCCCATGCCCACTTTTATTCGGTTAGAGAGTTGGAACAGCTTCTCCGGAAACTTAATCCCTGCCGGGTGAAGTGGCAGGGGGTTATCTACTTTCCTCCCGAGCTTCCCTCTTGGCTTTTTTCCCTGGTTCCCCTCTTTGAGTTCCTTGGCCGACTTTTCTTTAAATCGTCGGCTGCCGTACTCATTTTCCGAGCAGATAAGTGTCTTTAA
- the rodA gene encoding rod shape-determining protein RodA — protein MLSRLKRSLDWTLIVTALLIILYGMVAISSATHATSPSVPDPLLYVKRQIVWAILGWIGALALISWRYEELARYSWWVYGGAFLMLLAVLIVGHEALGAQRWIRLGPFIFQPSEFAKLALVTSLGSFLAQREGRLRGLKDLLPVFTFVAPLFLLVMKQPDLGTSLVFIAITIGMLYVAGAPARLLLLLVGGGLSLAVAWIWAHFRFGVWIPMKEYQLNRITVFIDPWSDWQGAGYQVIQSQIAIGSGGIWGRGLYQGSQSQLNFLPEQHTDFIFSVVGEELGFCGSAFLLLLYFLLLFRGIKIMVEAKDTYGRLLAAGIISMIAFQVFVNIGMTMGVMPAVGIPLPLFSYGGSSMIVNLASIGLLENIYRRSRRLLF, from the coding sequence ATGCTTAGCCGCCTAAAGCGAAGTCTCGACTGGACGTTGATTGTCACCGCCCTGCTGATAATATTATACGGCATGGTAGCCATATCCAGCGCCACCCATGCTACCAGTCCTTCTGTGCCCGACCCGCTGCTGTACGTGAAACGGCAGATAGTTTGGGCAATTTTGGGTTGGATAGGGGCTCTGGCGCTTATATCCTGGCGCTACGAGGAGTTGGCCCGTTATAGTTGGTGGGTGTACGGCGGTGCCTTTCTCATGCTCCTAGCGGTACTAATAGTAGGGCATGAGGCGCTGGGGGCTCAGCGCTGGATAAGGCTAGGTCCCTTTATCTTCCAGCCTTCGGAGTTTGCCAAGCTGGCGCTGGTGACAAGCCTGGGCAGTTTTCTGGCCCAGCGGGAGGGGAGGCTTCGCGGACTTAAAGACCTGCTTCCCGTCTTCACCTTCGTGGCCCCGCTCTTTCTTCTGGTGATGAAGCAGCCGGACCTGGGCACCTCTTTGGTTTTTATTGCCATCACGATAGGCATGCTTTACGTAGCGGGGGCACCGGCACGTCTTCTTCTCCTGCTGGTGGGGGGAGGGCTTTCCTTGGCCGTTGCTTGGATATGGGCTCATTTTCGCTTCGGTGTCTGGATACCGATGAAGGAGTACCAGCTCAACCGTATAACCGTATTCATCGATCCCTGGAGTGACTGGCAGGGAGCTGGTTACCAGGTGATCCAATCGCAGATAGCCATAGGTTCGGGCGGGATCTGGGGCCGGGGTCTTTATCAGGGCAGCCAGAGCCAGCTAAATTTTTTGCCAGAGCAGCACACCGACTTTATTTTCTCGGTGGTGGGGGAGGAGTTGGGCTTTTGCGGCTCCGCCTTCCTGCTTTTGCTTTACTTCCTCCTACTTTTCCGGGGAATAAAGATAATGGTCGAGGCTAAAGACACCTACGGGCGCCTGCTGGCAGCGGGTATCATCAGTATGATCGCTTTCCAGGTCTTCGTCAACATAGGCATGACTATGGGCGTCATGCCAGCGGTCGGGATTCCCTTGCCCCTTTTCAGTTACGGAGGTAGCTCGATGATAGTGAATCTGGCGTCCATAGGCCTTCTGGAAAACATCTACCGGCGCAGCCGGCGCCTGCTCTTCTGA
- a CDS encoding manganese-dependent inorganic pyrophosphatase, with protein sequence MSEVYVIGHKSPDTDSICSAIVYAGLKGYKPARAGEINEETAYVLDYFKVPVPELLENAAGKKLVLVDHNEAGQCVDGHDQAEILEVIDHHKMNFNYPNPIFIHVEPVGSTATVIAKMFKDKVKENPTYAGLLLAAILSDTVVFKSPTTTEEDKAIAAELAQIAGIADINQFGVDIKKAKASIKGKPVADVVHVDFKDYDFAGKKVGIGQTELVDINEVYERQEEFINYLKELKESKNYDMVIFMATDIIKEGTELYFIGDPAIIEKAFGVKPQGNSVWLPGVMSRKKQVAPPVEKAYCQ encoded by the coding sequence ATGAGTGAAGTCTACGTCATCGGGCACAAGAGCCCGGACACGGACAGCATCTGCTCGGCTATAGTTTACGCCGGGCTCAAGGGCTACAAGCCAGCCCGGGCCGGGGAGATCAACGAGGAGACGGCCTACGTACTTGACTACTTCAAAGTCCCGGTACCCGAACTCCTGGAAAACGCCGCCGGAAAGAAACTGGTGCTGGTGGACCACAACGAGGCCGGGCAGTGTGTTGACGGCCACGATCAGGCCGAAATCCTGGAAGTAATCGACCATCACAAGATGAACTTCAACTACCCCAACCCCATCTTCATCCACGTAGAGCCGGTGGGAAGCACGGCTACGGTCATCGCCAAGATGTTCAAGGATAAGGTCAAGGAAAATCCCACTTACGCCGGGCTCCTGCTGGCGGCCATCCTCTCGGACACGGTGGTCTTCAAGTCCCCCACTACCACCGAGGAAGACAAGGCCATTGCCGCCGAACTGGCCCAGATCGCCGGGATCGCCGACATCAACCAGTTTGGCGTGGACATTAAGAAGGCCAAGGCCTCCATCAAGGGCAAGCCGGTGGCTGACGTCGTGCACGTGGACTTCAAGGACTACGACTTTGCCGGCAAGAAGGTGGGCATCGGGCAGACGGAGCTGGTGGATATCAACGAGGTGTACGAGCGCCAGGAGGAGTTCATTAATTACCTCAAGGAACTTAAAGAAAGTAAGAACTATGACATGGTCATCTTCATGGCCACCGACATCATCAAAGAGGGTACCGAGCTTTACTTCATCGGCGATCCCGCCATCATCGAAAAGGCTTTCGGCGTAAAGCCCCAGGGGAACTCGGTGTGGCTGCCCGGCGTGATGTCCCGCAAGAAGCAGGTGGCCCCGCCGGTAGAAAAAGCTTACTGTCAGTAA
- the secG gene encoding preprotein translocase subunit SecG, whose amino-acid sequence MLKTLVTIVYVLVCLLLITVIIMQSGRSAGLSGAIGGAAETLLGKKKGLDEWLAKVTVWLAVAFGALSLLLVVWHQK is encoded by the coding sequence ATGCTCAAGACGCTGGTAACCATTGTCTACGTGCTGGTGTGTCTTCTGCTCATCACGGTGATAATTATGCAGTCGGGCCGGAGTGCTGGCCTTTCCGGAGCGATAGGCGGAGCGGCGGAAACCCTGCTGGGGAAAAAGAAGGGGCTGGATGAGTGGCTGGCCAAGGTCACCGTATGGCTGGCCGTAGCCTTCGGTGCCCTCTCTTTGCTTTTAGTAGTCTGGCACCAGAAATAA
- the eno gene encoding phosphopyruvate hydratase, producing the protein MAIISDVWAREILDSRGNPTVEVEVTLEDGTVGRAAVPAGASTGMHEAVELRDREEKRYGGKGVRKAVEHVNTVIAEELIGLSALEQEKIDRLLIALDGTENKGRLGANAILGVSLAVARAAAAFLGLPLYRYLGGVGNTLMPVPLMNVLNGGKHADNNLDFQEFMIVPVGANNFAEALRLGVEVYHQLRRVLKERGLTTAVGDEGGFAPELEGNEEALKLLVAAIEAAGYRPGEDVALALDPAASEFYREGKYVLAGEGKELTSAEMVDYYEDLVNRYPIVSIEDGLAEEDWEGWELLTRRLGRSVQLVGDDIFVTNPQRLAKGISLGVANAILIKVNQIGTLTETLETIGLARRAGYRYVISHRSGETEDTFIADLAVATGAGQIKTGAPCRSERVAKYNQLLRIEEELEEVARYPGKEIFRRL; encoded by the coding sequence TTGGCTATAATATCTGATGTTTGGGCACGGGAGATTTTGGATTCGCGGGGTAATCCTACCGTAGAAGTGGAAGTGACGCTGGAAGACGGCACAGTGGGGCGGGCGGCCGTACCCGCCGGCGCTTCCACCGGCATGCACGAGGCGGTGGAGCTGAGAGACCGGGAGGAGAAGCGCTACGGCGGCAAAGGAGTAAGGAAGGCTGTAGAGCACGTGAACACCGTCATCGCGGAAGAGTTAATAGGGCTTAGCGCCCTGGAACAGGAGAAGATCGATCGCCTCCTTATTGCTTTAGACGGCACGGAAAATAAAGGTCGCCTGGGAGCCAACGCCATTCTGGGGGTAAGTCTGGCGGTGGCGCGAGCGGCAGCAGCCTTTCTCGGCCTCCCTCTTTACCGCTACCTGGGTGGTGTAGGAAATACCCTCATGCCCGTTCCCTTAATGAACGTGCTCAACGGGGGAAAACACGCCGACAACAATCTGGACTTCCAGGAGTTCATGATAGTTCCCGTGGGTGCCAACAACTTTGCCGAGGCTCTGCGCCTAGGAGTGGAGGTCTACCATCAACTGCGCCGCGTCCTCAAAGAGCGGGGGCTGACCACGGCGGTAGGGGATGAGGGAGGCTTTGCGCCAGAGTTGGAGGGCAACGAGGAGGCGCTCAAGCTCCTGGTGGCGGCCATCGAGGCGGCGGGGTATCGCCCGGGAGAGGATGTGGCCCTAGCCCTAGACCCCGCGGCCAGCGAGTTTTACCGGGAGGGGAAGTACGTGCTGGCCGGTGAGGGTAAGGAGCTTACCTCCGCCGAGATGGTAGACTATTACGAGGATCTGGTCAACCGCTACCCCATCGTCTCCATCGAGGACGGTCTGGCCGAGGAGGACTGGGAAGGCTGGGAGCTGCTCACGCGGCGGCTAGGGCGCTCCGTGCAGCTGGTAGGGGATGATATCTTCGTGACCAATCCTCAGCGCCTGGCTAAGGGCATCTCTTTGGGGGTGGCCAATGCTATCCTGATAAAGGTGAACCAGATCGGTACCCTGACCGAGACGCTGGAGACCATTGGCCTAGCCCGCCGGGCCGGCTACCGCTACGTCATCTCCCACCGCTCGGGGGAGACCGAGGATACCTTTATTGCCGACCTGGCCGTAGCCACAGGGGCAGGACAGATCAAGACCGGGGCTCCTTGCCGTAGCGAGCGGGTGGCCAAGTACAACCAGCTCCTGCGTATTGAGGAGGAGTTGGAAGAAGTGGCCCGCTACCCGGGCAAGGAAATTTTCCGGCGCCTATAA
- the tpiA gene encoding triose-phosphate isomerase → MRVPLIAGNWKMNKTVSEAVAFAQELKCLAPFPGVEVLICPPYPALAPVAEVLAGTEIALGAQNVHWEDAGAYTGEVSPPMLKAAGCRYVIIGHSERRQYFGETDEIIQRKLKAAFRHGLIPILCVGENLEVRERGGTFDLIARQLEGALSGISEEEIGELVIAYEPVWAIGTGRNARPEDAQEVNYFIRDWLARRYSPEKAGSWRIQYGGSVTPDNAAELLAQPDIDGALVGGASLKVESFAAIIRAAAKAKGA, encoded by the coding sequence TTGCGGGTTCCGCTTATTGCCGGTAACTGGAAGATGAATAAGACTGTCTCCGAAGCGGTGGCTTTCGCCCAGGAGCTGAAATGTTTAGCTCCTTTCCCGGGCGTGGAGGTCCTCATCTGCCCTCCTTACCCTGCCTTGGCGCCGGTGGCCGAAGTGCTGGCCGGCACGGAGATTGCTCTCGGGGCACAGAACGTTCACTGGGAAGATGCAGGGGCTTACACCGGCGAGGTCTCTCCTCCCATGCTCAAGGCAGCAGGCTGCCGCTACGTGATCATAGGGCACTCGGAGCGCCGCCAGTACTTCGGCGAGACCGACGAAATCATCCAGCGCAAGCTCAAGGCCGCCTTCCGGCACGGTCTTATTCCCATCCTATGCGTAGGGGAAAACTTGGAAGTTAGGGAAAGGGGAGGGACCTTCGATCTCATCGCACGGCAGCTGGAAGGGGCTTTATCCGGTATAAGCGAAGAAGAAATAGGAGAGCTGGTGATAGCCTATGAGCCCGTCTGGGCCATCGGCACGGGGAGAAACGCGCGTCCGGAAGATGCCCAGGAAGTAAACTACTTCATAAGAGATTGGTTGGCCCGCCGCTACTCTCCCGAAAAAGCAGGGTCCTGGCGCATCCAGTACGGCGGCAGCGTGACTCCGGACAATGCGGCGGAACTCTTGGCCCAGCCCGACATAGACGGAGCCTTGGTGGGAGGGGCCAGCTTGAAAGTCGAAAGCTTTGCTGCCATCATCCGAGCGGCAGCGAAGGCAAAGGGGGCTTGA
- a CDS encoding phosphoglycerate kinase, which translates to MTKKTVKDVEVRGKRVLVRVDFNVPLKDGKVTDDTRLRAALPTIEYLCQQGAKVILVSHLGRPKGAPDESLRLDPVAQRLEELLGRPVRKLDSCVGPEVEEAVAALNPGDVLLLENIRFHPGETKNDPELAQGLAKLCDIYVNDAFGTAHRAHASTVGVAKLRPAVAGFLMAKEIEALSRLLTSPARPFVALIGGAKISDKIGVLRSLLTRVDSLLIGGGMANTFLAAQGYNLGRSLLEPDQLEQARSIMEEARERGVNLVLPRDLVVAANKEAGAEHRVVPVNEVPEGWMALDVGPATVEEFCRILAGARTIFWNGPLGYFEQPPYDAGTVAVARALPATAETIVGGGDTVAAVTRAGVADRITHISTGGGASLEFLEGKELPGIAVLEDK; encoded by the coding sequence TTGACCAAAAAGACGGTCAAGGACGTGGAGGTCAGGGGGAAAAGGGTCCTGGTGCGGGTGGACTTCAACGTCCCCTTAAAGGACGGAAAGGTGACGGATGACACCCGGCTGCGCGCTGCTCTTCCCACCATCGAGTACCTGTGTCAGCAGGGGGCCAAGGTGATCCTGGTTTCCCACCTAGGGCGGCCCAAGGGGGCGCCTGACGAGTCTCTGCGCCTGGATCCGGTGGCGCAACGCCTGGAGGAGTTGCTGGGGCGGCCGGTGCGCAAGCTCGACTCCTGCGTGGGGCCGGAAGTGGAGGAAGCGGTGGCGGCTTTAAATCCCGGCGACGTGCTGCTTTTGGAGAACATCCGCTTTCACCCGGGGGAGACCAAAAATGACCCGGAGTTGGCCCAGGGCCTAGCCAAGCTTTGCGATATCTATGTCAACGACGCCTTTGGTACAGCACACCGGGCCCACGCTTCCACGGTGGGCGTGGCCAAGCTTCGCCCGGCGGTGGCCGGATTCCTAATGGCCAAGGAGATCGAAGCCTTAAGCCGGCTCCTAACTTCTCCCGCCCGCCCCTTTGTGGCCCTCATAGGGGGAGCTAAGATCTCCGACAAGATCGGGGTGCTGCGCAGCCTTCTCACCCGGGTAGATTCCCTGCTGATCGGTGGGGGCATGGCCAACACCTTCTTAGCGGCCCAGGGCTATAACCTGGGGAGGTCCCTTTTGGAGCCCGACCAGCTGGAACAGGCCCGCTCTATCATGGAGGAAGCTCGGGAGCGGGGGGTGAATCTAGTCCTTCCCCGCGATCTGGTGGTGGCGGCCAACAAGGAAGCGGGGGCTGAGCACCGGGTGGTGCCTGTTAACGAGGTGCCGGAAGGGTGGATGGCGCTCGATGTGGGGCCGGCGACGGTGGAGGAGTTTTGCCGTATACTGGCCGGAGCCCGTACCATCTTCTGGAACGGTCCCTTGGGTTATTTCGAACAACCCCCTTACGACGCGGGCACGGTAGCCGTGGCCCGTGCCTTACCGGCTACGGCCGAGACCATAGTCGGCGGTGGGGACACAGTGGCGGCGGTGACCCGGGCCGGGGTGGCCGACCGGATAACCCACATTTCCACCGGTGGAGGAGCTTCCCTGGAATTCCTGGAGGGGAAAGAGCTGCCCGGCATCGCGGTGCTGGAGGACAAGTAA
- the gap gene encoding type I glyceraldehyde-3-phosphate dehydrogenase has translation MAVRVAINGFGRIGRLFFRAAWFREDIEIVAVNHRSRRLNPSAEDYAQRLAHSLLYDSVHGLFRAQVTAGDRKLYVDGKEVAVFAEEDPARLPWKDLGVEVVVESTGRFRDGELARSHLTAGARKVVISAPAKNEDLTVVMGVNHHLYDPEKHHIISNASCTTNCLAPLAKVLHERFGIVKGLMNTVHAYTNDQQILDMPYKDYRRGRAAALSIIPTTTGAAVAIGKVLPELDGKLNGLAFRVPVPNVSVVDLVAELERPVTVEEVNAAFKEAAEGELRGILAYTELPLVSCDYNGNPYSAVVDGLSTMVIGGNMVRVVAWYDNEWGYSCRLADLVAYLASRGLK, from the coding sequence GTGGCGGTAAGAGTAGCAATTAACGGTTTTGGCCGCATCGGGAGACTCTTTTTTCGGGCAGCCTGGTTTCGGGAAGATATAGAGATAGTGGCGGTCAACCACCGGTCGCGGCGCTTGAATCCTTCGGCGGAAGACTACGCCCAGCGCCTGGCGCACAGCCTGCTCTACGACTCCGTCCACGGCCTCTTCCGGGCTCAGGTTACGGCCGGTGATCGCAAGCTCTATGTCGATGGGAAGGAGGTAGCCGTATTCGCCGAGGAAGACCCGGCGCGGCTTCCCTGGAAAGATCTAGGGGTGGAGGTGGTGGTGGAGTCTACCGGGCGTTTCCGGGACGGGGAACTGGCCCGCAGTCATCTTACCGCCGGAGCCCGCAAGGTGGTAATCTCGGCACCAGCTAAAAACGAAGATCTGACCGTAGTCATGGGGGTCAACCATCACCTTTACGATCCGGAAAAGCACCACATTATCTCCAACGCTTCCTGTACCACTAACTGTTTGGCACCGCTGGCTAAAGTGCTGCACGAGCGTTTCGGCATAGTTAAAGGGCTCATGAATACCGTGCACGCCTACACCAACGACCAGCAGATTCTGGACATGCCCTACAAGGACTACCGTCGCGGGCGCGCTGCCGCCCTGTCGATCATTCCCACCACTACTGGCGCTGCCGTGGCCATAGGCAAGGTTCTACCAGAGCTTGACGGCAAGCTCAACGGCCTCGCCTTTCGCGTGCCGGTTCCCAACGTCTCGGTGGTCGATTTGGTGGCGGAGTTGGAAAGGCCGGTAACGGTGGAGGAAGTAAACGCGGCCTTCAAGGAAGCGGCCGAAGGGGAACTCAGGGGGATCCTGGCCTATACTGAGCTTCCCTTAGTCTCCTGCGACTACAACGGCAACCCTTATTCGGCCGTGGTAGATGGGCTTTCGACCATGGTCATCGGCGGAAACATGGTGCGGGTGGTAGCCTGGTACGACAACGAGTGGGGCTATTCCTGTCGGCTGGCCGATCTCGTCGCATATCTTGCTTCCCGGGGGCTAAAGTAA
- the rpoN gene encoding RNA polymerase factor sigma-54: MVTKADIRLETAQKLAFRPELQQAVAVLQFSTQELWQYVQQQLTENPLLELKEEGEGGEPPEEEASEDSWVDYLCDASDLGLSQQEPASSPEPVPVAPGPSLYEHLLQQLAFLPLNSTERAVAEFLAGNLDQDGYLRLPLAEAASLLGISEEAVARGLKVLQSLEPPGVGARDLRECLLLQLERSHPEDHLARKLVGEHLEELAEGEWAKLVRKLGVSQEELDRAVERIRQLNPRPGSNFGSNWVEYVVPDIVVQEVEGDYEVLLNESVYPRLVINSTYRDLLRHPQLGPEAKTFLQQRLKQALWLIKNLEQRRLTLYRVAVALVEKQRSFFDQGLSGLKPLTLREIAEEIGVHESTVSRAIANKYLQCSRGIFPLRFFFASGVSSSRGQEVAAQAVKWLIKQLIDKEDPAAPLSDQAIARELKRQGIELSRRTVAKYRMEMGIPNAAKRKSQ, translated from the coding sequence ATGGTTACCAAGGCCGACATCCGACTGGAGACAGCCCAGAAACTGGCTTTTCGTCCGGAACTGCAACAAGCGGTGGCGGTGCTGCAGTTCTCTACCCAGGAACTTTGGCAATACGTGCAGCAGCAGCTGACGGAAAACCCCTTGCTCGAACTGAAAGAGGAAGGGGAGGGCGGGGAACCACCGGAGGAAGAAGCTTCTGAGGACTCCTGGGTGGATTACCTTTGTGATGCCAGCGACTTGGGTCTTAGCCAGCAAGAACCGGCTTCCTCACCGGAGCCGGTGCCGGTGGCTCCCGGACCTTCCCTTTACGAGCACCTGCTGCAGCAGCTGGCCTTCCTTCCCCTGAATAGCACCGAGCGGGCAGTAGCTGAATTCTTGGCTGGGAACCTGGATCAGGACGGTTACTTGCGTCTTCCTTTGGCGGAGGCGGCTTCTCTTCTGGGAATATCCGAAGAGGCGGTAGCCAGGGGGCTGAAAGTCCTCCAGTCGCTGGAACCTCCCGGAGTAGGGGCGCGCGATTTGCGGGAGTGCTTGCTTTTGCAGCTGGAGCGCAGCCACCCGGAGGACCACCTGGCCCGCAAGCTGGTGGGAGAGCACCTGGAGGAGCTGGCTGAAGGAGAATGGGCTAAGCTTGTCCGGAAACTGGGCGTAAGCCAGGAAGAGTTGGACCGGGCGGTAGAGAGGATCCGCCAGCTCAATCCCCGCCCGGGCAGTAACTTCGGCAGCAACTGGGTAGAGTATGTCGTCCCTGACATCGTCGTGCAGGAAGTGGAAGGGGACTACGAAGTCCTGCTCAACGAGTCTGTCTACCCCCGTCTAGTGATCAACTCTACCTACCGCGATCTCCTACGCCATCCCCAACTCGGTCCCGAGGCCAAGACTTTCCTGCAGCAAAGACTGAAGCAGGCCCTCTGGCTTATAAAAAATCTGGAGCAGAGGCGCCTGACCCTTTATCGGGTCGCCGTGGCGCTAGTAGAAAAGCAGCGCAGCTTTTTTGACCAGGGCCTCTCAGGTTTGAAACCCCTCACCCTCCGAGAGATAGCGGAAGAGATAGGGGTACACGAGTCTACCGTCTCCCGGGCCATAGCCAACAAATATCTGCAGTGTTCCCGGGGGATCTTTCCCCTTCGCTTTTTCTTCGCTAGCGGGGTCAGCAGTAGCCGGGGGCAGGAGGTGGCAGCACAGGCGGTCAAATGGCTGATCAAGCAGTTGATCGATAAGGAAGATCCTGCTGCTCCTTTAAGCGATCAGGCGATAGCTAGAGAACTTAAAAGGCAGGGGATAGAGCTTTCCCGGCGCACGGTGGCCAAATACCGGATGGAGATGGGGATCCCAAATGCGGCAAAACGGAAAAGCCAGTAA
- the whiA gene encoding DNA-binding protein WhiA — MALRKEYKYVLPFEAKVKAELAGLLPESSCCCWSELAGWARVSSQVVEGRQGKYLILKAQGANLARKAYRLLRAVLGETGEISVDRAKGSLNSYRLKVRLTDPALLMKLGLKDRWGKKVTGLRKSLLRRECCRRAYLRGLFLGGGWVGVEGGYQLELELPTEEAAQETVALLERLGVKARWHSRRPKVVYLRQGGAVAECLRLMGASASLLELENTRILREVRGQVNRLVNCETANLARTVEAALSRRKEIEQLIARVGLENLPASLREVAELRLRYPEATLKELGELLHPPVSKSCVNHRLRRLATLARELKKEG; from the coding sequence ATGGCATTAAGGAAAGAATACAAGTACGTCCTGCCCTTCGAGGCCAAGGTAAAAGCCGAGTTAGCCGGCCTTCTGCCGGAAAGTTCTTGCTGCTGCTGGAGCGAGCTGGCAGGGTGGGCAAGGGTCTCTTCCCAGGTGGTGGAGGGACGGCAGGGCAAGTACCTGATTCTCAAGGCTCAAGGGGCCAACCTGGCGCGCAAGGCCTACCGCCTGCTACGGGCGGTACTGGGAGAAACAGGGGAAATTTCGGTGGATAGGGCTAAGGGCTCTTTGAACTCTTATCGGCTGAAAGTGCGCCTGACCGACCCTGCCCTCCTGATGAAGCTGGGGCTTAAAGACCGGTGGGGGAAGAAGGTCACCGGTTTGCGCAAGTCCCTTCTGCGCCGGGAGTGCTGCCGCCGTGCCTACCTGCGGGGCCTTTTCCTGGGAGGCGGCTGGGTAGGGGTAGAAGGAGGTTACCAGCTGGAGTTAGAGCTCCCCACCGAAGAGGCGGCGCAAGAAACGGTGGCCCTGCTGGAGCGCCTGGGGGTAAAGGCCCGCTGGCACTCCCGTCGGCCCAAGGTAGTCTACCTGCGGCAGGGGGGAGCGGTGGCCGAATGCCTGCGCCTTATGGGGGCCAGTGCCTCCCTCCTGGAGCTGGAGAACACCCGTATCCTCCGGGAGGTCAGGGGTCAGGTAAACCGCCTGGTGAACTGCGAGACGGCCAACTTGGCGCGTACGGTGGAGGCGGCTCTCTCGCGCCGCAAGGAAATAGAGCAGCTAATTGCCCGGGTGGGGCTGGAGAACTTACCTGCTTCCTTGCGCGAGGTGGCGGAGCTTCGTCTCCGTTACCCGGAAGCCACCTTGAAGGAACTGGGGGAGCTCCTCCACCCTCCCGTTTCCAAGTCCTGCGTTAACCACCGTCTGCGGCGTCTTGCCACTCTGGCACGGGAGCTAAAGAAGGAAGGGTAA
- a CDS encoding polysaccharide deacetylase family protein yields MRRWALIALAGVGLLGLLLWGGMRWLGAKESSARSSKAVIILMYHKVNPDPRAGGLGLRVPPEKFEWQMRYLKTHGYHVVSMEEAYDYLTRGKPLPPKPVVITFDDGYEDNYLYAWPILKRYGYPATIFLAADAVGSYNFFDADYGRQPRNQMLTWQEIKEMATSGKITFGAHTMTHPRLTKVDPERQRYEIFRCREVLGKKLGRPVDFFSYPYGDFDARVVELVKEAGFKGAVTCVQGVNWPGADPYTLKRVRVMGSYSEAKFVHELKRHLEEPKGR; encoded by the coding sequence GTGCGGCGCTGGGCCTTGATTGCCTTGGCGGGCGTGGGCCTCCTGGGCCTACTTTTATGGGGAGGGATGCGATGGCTGGGGGCTAAGGAGTCCTCGGCCAGGAGCTCCAAGGCGGTCATCATCCTCATGTACCATAAGGTCAACCCCGACCCTCGGGCCGGGGGCTTAGGCTTGCGCGTACCGCCGGAGAAGTTTGAGTGGCAGATGCGTTATCTCAAAACCCACGGATACCACGTGGTGAGTATGGAAGAGGCTTATGATTATCTCACCCGGGGAAAGCCTTTGCCTCCCAAGCCGGTGGTAATCACTTTCGATGACGGCTATGAAGATAATTATCTTTATGCCTGGCCCATCTTGAAGCGCTACGGCTACCCTGCCACCATCTTTCTGGCAGCAGACGCAGTGGGAAGCTATAACTTTTTCGATGCCGATTACGGCCGGCAGCCGCGCAACCAGATGCTTACCTGGCAGGAGATAAAAGAAATGGCAACCTCAGGAAAGATAACCTTTGGCGCCCACACCATGACCCACCCACGCCTCACCAAGGTAGACCCTGAAAGGCAACGCTACGAAATCTTCCGCTGCCGGGAAGTTCTCGGCAAGAAACTAGGGCGCCCGGTAGATTTCTTTTCTTACCCCTATGGCGATTTCGATGCCCGGGTGGTGGAGCTGGTTAAGGAGGCGGGCTTCAAAGGAGCCGTCACCTGCGTGCAAGGGGTGAACTGGCCCGGCGCTGATCCCTATACTTTAAAACGGGTGCGGGTCATGGGCTCCTACAGCGAGGCCAAGTTCGTCCACGAACTGAAGCGTCACTTAGAAGAGCCCAAAGGTAGATAA